A portion of the Leptospira broomii serovar Hurstbridge str. 5399 genome contains these proteins:
- a CDS encoding esterase/lipase family protein: MVRAARIWVLALLVCFGSGALSASGGGSSNQPLSGSYPIILAHGIFGWGQNSGIIDYWGGNAAYLQSQGATVITPTVTAMDSSANRAALLKTAILTALAANNYSGKVNVIGHSQGGLDARYMVSNLGMSSRVATLTTLNTPHYGSPVANVVADVIPDWALPYVATILNAIVGVVYGESNENAIAGLKLLTTDGLAAFNSVTPNAPGVKYFSYGSIITIPDLIQHPAMGLTFPICAIGAPFYGMSIANDGVVPSSSQSWGTWMGGPSYGILTTGVDHLEATNALYTGQTWYDTNGYFLTMASNAQSNQ; this comes from the coding sequence ATGGTTCGTGCAGCGAGGATTTGGGTTTTAGCGTTATTGGTCTGTTTTGGTTCAGGCGCGTTGTCGGCATCTGGAGGAGGTTCGTCTAACCAACCACTAAGTGGATCTTATCCGATTATTTTGGCTCATGGTATTTTCGGATGGGGACAAAATTCTGGAATTATCGATTATTGGGGCGGTAACGCAGCTTACCTTCAATCCCAAGGGGCAACGGTCATAACTCCTACAGTGACCGCGATGGATTCTTCAGCAAATCGTGCCGCTCTCTTGAAGACTGCAATTCTCACGGCACTCGCTGCGAATAATTATTCAGGAAAAGTTAACGTGATCGGCCATTCGCAGGGTGGACTAGATGCCCGATATATGGTCTCAAATTTGGGAATGTCAAGTAGAGTCGCCACTTTGACTACCTTGAATACTCCGCATTATGGTAGCCCCGTTGCAAACGTGGTTGCAGACGTAATTCCCGATTGGGCGCTTCCATATGTCGCTACGATTTTGAACGCGATTGTAGGAGTCGTTTACGGCGAATCGAATGAGAACGCGATTGCTGGGTTAAAATTGCTGACTACAGACGGTTTAGCCGCATTCAATAGCGTTACACCGAATGCACCCGGGGTAAAATATTTTTCTTACGGTTCGATTATTACGATTCCGGACTTGATCCAGCATCCGGCGATGGGATTGACTTTCCCTATCTGCGCGATCGGTGCTCCTTTTTATGGAATGAGCATTGCGAACGACGGAGTAGTTCCTTCCTCTTCTCAATCCTGGGGTACTTGGATGGGCGGACCTTCTTATGGAATCTTAACGACCGGCGTGGATCACTTAGAAGCTACGAACGCTTTGTATACCGGACAAACTTGGTATGACACTAACGGTTATTTCTTAACAATGGCGTCTAACGCACAAAGTAACCAATAA